Below is a window of Tolypothrix bouteillei VB521301 DNA.
GCAGCTTGCAGGTATTGAATCGCGATTTTCGCGGACCGGATGTTTTTGTGGTGCTGGATGTAGATGGGAAGCGCGATCGCCAAGGCTGGGTAGTATGGGAAGAAGAGGGGCGCTATCCCGATGTAATTATTGAGTTACTATCACCCAGCACAGCACGCGTAGACCGCGAGGAAAAGAAGCACTTGTATGAGCGAACATTCCACACAGCGGGTTACTTCATCTTCGATCCGTTCGATCCTCAATCTCTGGAAGGTTGGCAATTGGACAACAAGCAACGCTATCAACCGCTAGAGGCTAATGAGTTGGGTTGGCTGTGGTGCGAAACTTTACAGCTATGGTTGGGGACATGGGAAGGACAGATTCGTCGCGAACCCGCGCAAGGTACGTGTCACTGGTTGCGGTTGTTTGACCAACAAAAGAATTTAATCTTGTTACCAGAAGAAATAGCCGAACAAGAGCAGCAACGAGTAGCACAAGAGCAGCAACGAGCCGAGCAAGAGCAGCAACGAGCCGAACAAGAGCGACAGCGAGCCGAGCAAGAGCAGCAACGAGCTGAACAAGAGCGACAGCGAGCCGAACGGCTAGCAGCACGATTGCGGGAGCTAGGAGAAGATCCAGATGCTATCTAGATTCTTACTGAATCAGAGTGAAGACTGCTAATGGCTAATAGCTACTCCCTTTCCGCCGGAAGATTACCTATTTAAATGAACCGCAAAGACCAGCCAGTGCGTTGCGGGGGTTCCCCCCGTTGTTCGCGCAGCGTCTCCGTAGGAGATAGCATCTGGCGTCGCAAAGAGCAAGGGAGTAAGAGGAAAAGCAGATCTGCAATTTTAGAGCACCGAAGGGAGTAATGGTCAACAAGCCATTAGCTATTAGCCATTAGCCATTAGCCATTAGCAATCATTCCCACGCTTGTAATTGCTGGCTGGCATTGCGAAGTAAAGCATTCAGTTGTTCGCGACGAGTTTCAAAATTAGCAGCAATGGTTAGGAGTGCAATACCCACAAGCAAGCCGACAACCCATTTAAAAAATGAATATTGCAAACTCAACAGCACCAGTTGATAGAAACTCGTGATGAAAAAAGCAGTCACCCCAATATAAAGAAAAGCTCTGATTCGCAATCCCAATCCTGCAAAGATAGCAATGAGACTGAAAATTCCAGGGATGAATGGCTCATTCCGCGCAAAAATAACCGCCCAACCACAAATGATACCGCAACCTAGAAGCCGCAGAAGATGACGGTTGGCTTTCTTGCTTGGTAATTTCAAATCGGGGTTAAATTGAGCAATGTACAGCAGCGATAAAGCAATTGGTGTCACGTACCACAAACCCCCTGTAAAATTGAGAGCTATAAACCAACGGAACAATGCCCAATTTGCCAAAGCTAGGCTGATATATATCGAGCGGAATTTATTATCAATTTTGGCAACAATGGCATAAAAACCTGCAGCAACGAGCAAGCTGATTGGGAAAACTTCTACTTTGGTTTGCCATAAAAATATTAGCGGTAGCAAGTATGCCGCTCTGCGCCAAGGTGTTCGATCCCACCCCCAAGTTTCCCAAGGCAAAATGTAGAGAAAGTAAGCAACAATTGATGCGATCGCACCTTCCCATGGCAGCAACTGTTTCTCTAGCAATTCTAGTATTGGAGTGTCTGGTGCAAAAACCCTCAAACAAGCGATTTGGAGCAACCCAACATAAACCCAAATGGAAGATAAAGGGATTGCTTTCTCTGGAGTCTTTTCCGAGTGAGTTCTACCTTGAAAAATGGCATAACGAATTAAAAATAATCCCGTTCCCAAACCGAGGGTTTTTGCTTCTACAGGGCTAAAACAAGCAGCAACTAACAAACTACTGCTGACAACCCAGTGAATGTGAGCAACTATGTTGAGTTCTTGAGTTGTTAAACGCAAGTAATTCAACAGCCAAGGTGAAAGAACGCGATAGGCATACATAATACCAGTTCCCAGAACAGACATGGCAATAAAACCATCACCATATGCTCCGGACGATGCTTGTAAGAGTTGGTACAACAAAAGTTCGTATGCGGAAACCGAAACGCCAATCAGCCCCAAGTAAACCAATGGTTTGTATTTTTGGTGGCGTCTCCCCACACCAATAGCAATCAAAGCCACAGCAAAGGATGATAAACCCGTCCAGTTGGTCAAGGTTTGGGAGCGTAACAAAACCCCAAAAATCCCGTACACTAAGGGCAAAATATGCCAGCGGTTGGGTAGTTTTGCTAATTGGTGTCGCCTTTGCCACCACTCCCCTAAAAGTTGAGTCATCAAGCCTAAGGCTACATTGGCGATCGCAATCTGGATAAGAGAATGTTCGCCAAAACCAAGTAACCCAGCAATGAGTAATTCCAAACACCAACCAATGCCATAAAATCCCCAATCATTGGGTTGCCGCCAGCTACGATATACAATTGCTGATAACACGATCGCACTGGAAATTAAATACAACAATCCCGGCTCAACAAGGTTTTGGTAGACTAGCAGGGAGTGAGCACTGAGTAAGAATAACTCAGCACCGCACAGCGCGATCGCCCACCCATCAAATGCGATCGCGTAAATTTGTCGCAAAGTTGAAGAAGCCACGGGGCTTTCTTTATTCTCAGTGTCAACGCGTTTTTGTGTGTTTTTCTTATCAAAGAATGACCGCAATATCCACAAGATAGCAATCATCGCTGCCCCTACCAAAAACCCGCCTGGGACTGATAGTCTTGGGAAACCAGGTACTCCTTGCCATAACAAGGCTGCGATCGCACCCAACCCATAACCTACAGTCATGACTGCCCATGATTTTTGCCGCAAGTAATACGTGTTGACAAACATCAAAGTCGTGGCGACAGCCAAACCAATTAACCGACCTCCAGTTAAAGGCAAAGTCAGTAACTGAACAAGCCCTAAACTACCAATACTCAACCAAATGTTAGAGATGGAACGCCATGCAACGCGGGTTTTTGTTTTATACCCCCAACTTGCAAGACCCGTTAGTGTCATTGGAGTTGCCAGCCAAAGAAGACCCCACGTTTCACTGCCATTACCAGAACCAATCCAGGCGGGATTTGCATTTCCCCACAGTAGAACGTAGCTGAGCACCGCTAAAGCGATACCCATATGCCAAGCACTGCGTTGCCAGATTTCATACCCCGGACTCAACAACCACTCTGCGATCGCAATAACTAACAAAAGACTTGCCCAAGCTTCGTGAGTTAAAGTTGGCAATAGGCGATCGACAACCGAGCAAATTGTCAGCACAAGAGATATCTGAGTCATGTATACCAAATAATCTCTTGTGCGAGGGTGTTTTTGACTGACTCTCCATAAAGTTATTGTGGATAAAACTAAATTGACAGAACGCAATGTTGGATTTGCCAACCCGATCGCAGTCAGTAGAAGCCCAAATAGCAATGCCAGCAGTTCTGCAAAATGAGCCAATTTCGCCTTCTGGACGCGGTAAAACCTACGCGCCAACACCAACATAAAAATGACGTAGGGAAATAGCGCCACACTCAATAATTCCCAAGGTGCATTCAGGGAACCTACGAGTTGAGTTGCTTGAGTGACAAGACTTTGCTGGAAATTGTCCGGTACTAACCGCCAAAAGAGCCAAATTGTCTCCAGCCCAATAACAAAAATTGCTCCCACATCTGCTCTGACACCACCGTGTTGCAAGCGACGGTTGAAAAACCACAAACCCAAGCAACTCACGGCTGTCGCTTGCCAGGGAAATGGTGAACCCACTGATACCAACCATCCCAGCAATAATAAGATACCGCCAAGGGGTTCCCAAGCGAGATGAGAGGGCGGGGATGGGAAATCCCCTTTGGGTTTGGGGGTTGGGGGGGATGACAACCAAGTCACCAACCAACCGCAAATGCCAAGCGCCAATCCTAGTTGCTGAATATCGACTTTGGCAATGAATATTGCTCTTCCCAAGAGTACGATTAAGGCATAAATAATAACGATTGTATATAAATTGATACTGGCTTCTTTTGCTTGGGTAGGCGGAGAACTATCACTTTTTTGTTGAACGGGAGGCGAATTTTTTTCAGTATTATCCTGAGAGGAGGGATTGACCGGACTTGAGGAATTCTTCTGGTAATGAGCGCGATAAATACTAGCGATCGCCGTTCCTATAGTTGCAAAATATACTGCAATAAGAGGCAGTCCCAGTAATTGCCAACCCCAATGCAAGTACGATAGCCCTAAGATATTTAATAAAATTGATTTTGAAATTTTCTTTTTAGTTGCAAAGACTTGATTGTGCGTGGATAAGGCGGTGATAGCTGTCAGAACAGTCGAAGCTATAGCAATAACAATCCAATTCAGGGGATTTCGCCACAGTTGAAAACTATCTATTGCCCAGAAGTTTACTGGTACCAACAAAAGAGTCACAATCAGCAACGCTCGAGTTGTCAGGCTTAAATTAGATTGTTTGCCAGTCCAAAAACTAACTCCCCAAAAACTTAGGGTATAGGCAAGCAAAACTCCATATTGCCCCGAGGCGGGAAACTTATCCCATTGGCTAGCAGCAAGTACCCCAGAAGACAACACAACTAAGAACATCCCTAAAAACAGCAGCCAACGGACGCTTAATTCTTCTCCGAGCGACTGTAGCATTTGGGCAAGAATGTTGGGTTTTTGAGGTATGGGTCGTTTTGCTGGCGGTGGAGGTGTTACGCGTAACTTCTCTATATTGTTATAGGCGACTGGTTTTTGTGGTTTCGGTAATGTCTGAGGTTGCAATACCACGCGACATACCAAGTGTTCCTGACAAATCTGCCGAACTTGAGCATCAGATATCAAACCCATGTCCAGCCATAAATCGAGCCCTTGCAGTAATTCTGGATGAGTCGATGGCAGTCGAAGTTCTATTTTAAGCGGAGGATCGAGGTTTGGTGACATAAGCAGCACGCTAATGGCGCGACACTTACATCATCTTTGTGATTTAGGTAAATGTGCCACTATTTTGTGCCAGTTAATTCACTGAAAGATGTAAATTTTTGTAATACGGCTTGAGCTATTAAGCTTCGCTTATCGCGAAGCGCAAGCTGAAAGAGTGCTTATCAACACTCTTGGTGCTCTACCCATGTTGATAAATTTTTACTATCAATGGCGTTTTTGTAGTAATCTTTCAAAAACTAACGCGCTTAGCTGAAACGTTAGAGATAGCACTAAACGTTTCTCAATACTTAATAGAAATTAGTTTTTCAAAATCCCGATCGTCAAAACTTTGCTGTTTTTTGGAATACTTACCACAGACATCATAGTATACTTTATTTCTTTGTATCTTGAATAAATACCCTTCTATTTCGTCTGGTAACTGTTTAAGTTTAAACACTATTTTATTAGTTGTATATCTAGCATACTTATTAACAAGATAAGCAAAGCTTTCAAAATTCCCATTTTGAGCTTTTTCAAATTCTAATAAATTAGAATCAGTCACATTACTTTTTTTTTGAATCAATTCTTCTACATCTCTAATATTTTTGAGGTGATTAATTTTAAAATTACTATCTTCTCCAGTAAATGCTATAGTTTCATGGTAATTATATAAGATTCCAAGATCGCAACCAGTTTTTGTTAAATATCTTTGTATCTGATCGTAATGATTTAGCAAATTCGCATCTTCTCGTTTTACTTCCACAATGAGCAGAGGATTCTGATGAGGCTTAAAGCTATCATTGATTTGTTTTCTATATATTTCTATATCATGATTGTTGGATTCGACTTTAATACTAATATTCAAGGGAAATAATCCAGTTTCTTTAATTAAAAAAATCAGAAATATTTGCCTGACTAACTCTTCTGGTCTTCCATTAATAGGTATTTCTATTTCTCTAATTAAACATTTTGTATATTTTTTATGATTTTTTGTATATATATCAAGCTTTCGATAAATTTCTTCATTTATACAATACATAAAAATTTTAGAATTATCTAATGGTGAGGGAGTGTTTAAAGGACACAACTAAATATATTGTGCCCCGAGCTATGTATTAACTGTGGAATTGATAACTTTTCTATTTTTGTCCAAAGAAGCCTAGTATTTTAACAACTAATTTTTCCCAATGTTCTTCAGCTTTACTCTGGAAAAATTTATTCAAGTTTGTTTCTAATTCCAGTTCTCGCTTAAATGTCTGGCATACATTACCCGCAAAACTTTCTCCCTTATTCCTTTGCTTACCTTTCTCTGCAATTAGAGCATTCCAAAACTCGGATTTTCCGCTTTGAGGTGATAGTTTTATCTTGATTTCTTCTTCAATTTGTGTACCTACTTCGTATACAAAATTGTCATATAATACGTAAAATTCTTTAACTAATTCAGGAATTAATGTTTTTAAAGATTCATTTGTAAAAATTAGATCGCCTAAAATATTTTCTAACTCTTGCTTGACTTCTTTAGTAAATTTCTTCAACATTTCATCTTCATCTATTCCCTCTGCAACCACCTTTGCATCAAAATAAATATCTATGTCCCTTGGCTCATAATAACCAAAATTTCTATGGATAGCGTGTTTAGTGTTCCATGCTTTATAAGTATTACAATAGTATTCAAGGTATTTATCAATAAAATCTTCATAAACAAAACTAGGAACTCTTTTACCCAAGCGTCGTAAATTTTCTATCTTTTGAATTGCATTTTCAAGTGCTTTGATTTCTACTCCTGTCAAAGCATCACCGCTTTTAATTTTTGCAAAGCTTTCTTTAATATTCTTGATTTCGTTCAATAAAAGATTTCGTCTACGTTGTACTATATCTCCTATAGCTTTGATAAATTCATTTTTCTCTGCTTGTACATCTTCTTCATCGTAAATTTCATTTATCTTGACTATGTCATCACGATAGTATCTCAAGGAGTCATAAAACAAGACATTTTCTGGAAAGAAATCTAAATTCAAATTTCCGAATGCAGCTAGAATTTCTTCCTTTTTGATTTGAACTCCTAAATCCCAACTACCGTCGCTTCCAGTTGTTTTTTCAGGTTCATTTCT
It encodes the following:
- a CDS encoding type I restriction enzyme HsdR N-terminal domain-containing protein — its product is MYCINEEIYRKLDIYTKNHKKYTKCLIREIEIPINGRPEELVRQIFLIFLIKETGLFPLNISIKVESNNHDIEIYRKQINDSFKPHQNPLLIVEVKREDANLLNHYDQIQRYLTKTGCDLGILYNYHETIAFTGEDSNFKINHLKNIRDVEELIQKKSNVTDSNLLEFEKAQNGNFESFAYLVNKYARYTTNKIVFKLKQLPDEIEGYLFKIQRNKVYYDVCGKYSKKQQSFDDRDFEKLISIKY
- a CDS encoding Uma2 family endonuclease — encoded protein: MSPDTTTKAETKWPQVEPYEVPTPPTNLIFDDGEPLESNRHRIAINVLIESAQAALSGREDFFVGGNMFVYYSSLQVLNRDFRGPDVFVVLDVDGKRDRQGWVVWEEEGRYPDVIIELLSPSTARVDREEKKHLYERTFHTAGYFIFDPFDPQSLEGWQLDNKQRYQPLEANELGWLWCETLQLWLGTWEGQIRREPAQGTCHWLRLFDQQKNLILLPEEIAEQEQQRVAQEQQRAEQEQQRAEQERQRAEQEQQRAEQERQRAERLAARLRELGEDPDAI